A genomic window from Osmia bicornis bicornis chromosome 6, iOsmBic2.1, whole genome shotgun sequence includes:
- the LOC114873157 gene encoding EARP-interacting protein homolog, with protein MENDSPIIYGLEFQTRALSAQTAETDVVRFFVGTQSLKFNNNQVHVVELNEETGGLKTQVFHHPIGEIWSLQASPTDPNVFITCYNSLSDDGSCQMKGALWKLPELKEYTNDVEDLKKLAEIDTTPYGTDLKTIAYHPMESTKAVSVVDNKFVLWDLTENGPQTVTFGTLAGKSQPRFTNGKWNPHNGCNQFVTLNENNVRGWDFRNPSEASWTILSAHSQIIRDLDFNANRQYFLSTCGDDGYMKFWDIRTPTEPILSRMEHSHWVWNIRINRFHDQLVLTSSSDSRVILCSIASISSEPFGHIVSTEDDYTQNDYSCKKDKLEDGVVGRYEEHEDSVYAVEWSSADPWTFASLSYDGRLVLNKVPRKYKYQILL; from the exons aTGGAAAACGATAGCCCTATAATATATGGACTTGAATTCCAA ACAAGAGCACTATCGGCTCAAACAGCAGAAACCGATGTTGTTAGATTTTTTGTAGGAACACAgtctttgaaatttaataataatcaagTTCATGTGGTGGAACTTAATGAAGAAACAGGTGGTTTAAAGACACAAGTGTTTCATCATCCTATTGGTGAAATTTGGTCTTTACAAGCATCTCCTACAGATCCCAATGTATTTATTACCTGTTATAATAGTTTAAGcg ATGATGGTTCCTGTCAAATGAAAGGAGCTCTTTGGAAGTTGCCAGAATTGAAGGAATATACAAATGATGTTGAAGACCTTAAAAAGTTAGCAGAAATTGATACAACGCCGTATGGTACAGATCTTAAAACCATTGCTTATCATCCAATGGAATCGACAAAAGCTGTATCAGTTGtagataataaatttgtattatgGGATTTAACTGAAAATGGACCACAG ACCGTCACTTTTGGTACTTTGGCTGGTAAAAGTCAACCACGTTTCACAAATGGAAAATGGAATCCTCACAATGGTTGCAATCAATTTGTTactttaaatgaaaataacgtTCGTGGATGGGACTTTAGAAATCCTTCTGAAGCATCTTGGACAATTTTGTCTGCTCATTCTCAAATAATCAG AGATTTAGATTTTAATGCAAACCGACAGTACTTCTTATCTACATGTGGAGATGACGGTTACATGAAATTCTGGGATATTAGAACACCCACGGAACCAATACTATCGCGTATGGAACATTCTCATTGGGTGTGGAATATTAGAATAAATCGTTTCCATGATCAATTAGTTTTAACTTCCAGTAGTGATTCAAGAGTAATATTATGTAGTATTGCGTCAATTTCTTCAGAACCATTTGGACACATAGTTTCTACTGAAGATGATTATACACAAAATGACTACAGTTGCAAGAAAGACAA GCTAGAAGATGGAGTTGTGGGTAGATACGAAGAACACGAAGATAGCGTTTATGCGGTAGAATGGTCATCCGCGGATCCTTGGACATTTGCATCGCTAAGTTATGATGGCAGATTGGTTCTTAATAAAGTGCCCAGAAAATACAAATACCAAATACTACTTTAA
- the LOC123987926 gene encoding RNA-binding protein pno1, producing MGTTDKEESKNNSKTTEFTENKKRNKRRISENRMEVEVINGIQGNTKSHASTKRARNVQGGEQRKISVPAHRYTPLKENWMKIFTPVVEHLQLQIRFNLKTRNVELRTAPETPDIANLQKGADFVKAFIYGFEVEDALALLRLDDLFVETFEVQDVKPLKGDHLSRAIGRLAGKGGRTKFTIENVTKTRIVLADSKVHILGSYQNIQLARRAICNLILGSPPSKVYGQLRNVASKVSERL from the exons ATGGGTACTACGGATAAAGAAGAATCAAAAAATAACTCGAAAACAACCGAATTTACTGAaaacaagaaaagaaacaagCGACGCATAAGTGAAAATCGTATGGAA GTTGAAGTAATTAATGGTATACAAGGAAACACAAAATCACATGCAAGTACAAAAAGGGCTAGAAATGTACAAGGTGGTGAACAGAGGAAG ATATCTGTACCTGCACATAGGTACACTCCTCTCAAAGAAAATTGGATGAAGATATTTACCCCTGTTGTTGAACATTTGCAATTGCAAATAaggtttaatttaaaaactaGGAATGTAGAATTACGCACAGCTCCAGAGACTCCTGATATCGCTAATTTGCAAAAGGGGGCTGATTTTGTAAAAGCTTTTATTTATGGTTTTGAAGTGGAAGATGCTCTGGCTTTATTACGTTTGGATGATTTATTTGTAGAAACATTTGAAGTTCAAGATGTAAAACCTTTAAAAGGGGATCATCTTTCCAGAGCTATTGGTAGATTAGCAGGGAAGGGTGGTAGAACAAAGTTTACAATAGAAAATGTAACAAAGACAAGAATTGTGTTAGCAGATAGTAAAGTTCACATACTTGGTTCATATCAGAATATACAATTAGCAAGAAGAGctatatgtaatttaattttgggTAGTCCACCATCAAAGGTTTATGGACAATTAAGAAATGTAGCTAGTAAAGTATCAGaacgattataa